One Thalassospira marina DNA window includes the following coding sequences:
- a CDS encoding tripartite tricarboxylate transporter permease, with amino-acid sequence MDVFSQLADGFAVALTFQNLALALVGCFLGTIIGALPGLGPSNGVAILIPVAFTLGLPATPALILLTSVYYGAMYGGRISSILLNIPGDEPALMTTLDGYPMAKKGQAGEALALSGIASFVGAFFATWGLVFLAPQLVKVALLFGPAEYFALFSLAFATLGGIASQNQAKAVIAAMIGLGIAMVGVDHQTGVPRMTFNNIHLYEGIDFLVAIVGLFAISEVLLFLEHKAGAAPSEANQKLARVTAPFSMLKDTAGTMGRSTIIGFLAGVLPGAGASLGSFVSYTVEKKISDKKGTFGTGDPRGVAAPEAGNNAAAGGALVPMLALGVPGSGTTAVLLAMLMALNITPGPLLFTQRPDVVWGLIAALFIGNIMLLCLNIPLVGLFVRVLRVPSKYLMPAVTMISFVGIYGISGSTFDLLMMIIFGVIGYVLRKLNIPTVPIILGILLGNEMEKNLRRALEISNGDVNILWGSWLTIAIWVLAIAGFIAPFVVGRFLRPKKDPTVAP; translated from the coding sequence ATGGATGTATTCTCTCAACTCGCCGATGGTTTTGCCGTCGCCCTGACATTCCAGAATCTGGCACTCGCCCTGGTCGGCTGTTTCCTTGGCACCATCATTGGCGCCCTGCCCGGTCTGGGCCCGTCCAACGGTGTCGCCATTCTGATCCCGGTTGCCTTTACGCTGGGCCTGCCTGCGACACCCGCCCTGATCCTGCTGACCTCGGTTTATTACGGGGCCATGTATGGCGGGCGTATTTCTTCGATCCTGCTGAATATTCCCGGTGACGAACCGGCCCTGATGACCACCCTTGATGGTTATCCCATGGCCAAGAAGGGGCAGGCGGGCGAAGCCCTTGCCCTGTCGGGCATTGCCTCCTTCGTGGGTGCGTTTTTTGCCACCTGGGGTCTGGTGTTCCTTGCACCCCAGCTTGTGAAGGTCGCCCTGCTGTTTGGTCCGGCTGAATATTTTGCCCTGTTCTCGCTGGCTTTTGCCACCCTGGGCGGGATTGCCTCGCAAAACCAGGCCAAGGCGGTGATTGCCGCCATGATCGGTCTGGGTATTGCCATGGTCGGTGTTGACCACCAGACCGGTGTGCCGCGCATGACCTTTAACAATATCCACCTTTATGAAGGCATCGACTTCCTGGTGGCGATTGTTGGTCTGTTTGCGATTTCCGAAGTTCTGCTGTTCCTTGAACACAAGGCCGGTGCCGCACCCAGCGAAGCCAACCAGAAGCTTGCCCGTGTCACGGCACCGTTCTCGATGCTTAAAGACACAGCGGGCACCATGGGCCGCAGCACCATTATCGGCTTTCTCGCCGGTGTTCTGCCTGGTGCGGGTGCATCGCTTGGTTCTTTTGTGTCCTACACGGTGGAAAAAAAGATCAGCGATAAAAAAGGCACCTTTGGTACCGGGGACCCGCGCGGAGTTGCCGCACCGGAAGCGGGCAACAATGCCGCAGCCGGTGGTGCACTGGTGCCGATGCTGGCCCTGGGTGTTCCCGGTTCGGGGACCACGGCGGTTCTGCTGGCCATGCTGATGGCCCTGAACATCACGCCCGGTCCGCTTCTGTTTACCCAGCGTCCCGATGTGGTCTGGGGCCTGATTGCCGCCTTGTTTATCGGCAATATCATGCTGCTGTGCCTGAACATTCCGCTGGTCGGCCTGTTTGTGCGCGTGCTGCGGGTTCCGAGCAAATATCTGATGCCTGCCGTCACCATGATTTCGTTTGTCGGCATTTACGGCATTTCGGGATCGACCTTTGATCTTCTGATGATGATCATTTTCGGGGTGATCGGTTATGTGCTGCGCAAGCTCAACATCCCGACAGTGCCGATCATTCTGGGCATTCTGCTGGGCAATGAGATGGAAAAGAACCTGCGCCGTGCGCTGGAGATTTCCAATGGAGATGTCAATATCCTGTGGGGATCGTGGCTGACGATTGCCATCTGGGTTCTCGCCATTGCCGGCTTTATTGCACCTTTCGTGGTTGGTCGTTTCCTGCGGCCCAAAAAAGACCCGACTGTTGCGCCGTAA
- a CDS encoding undecaprenyl-phosphate glucose phosphotransferase, whose product MLTHSRNQAILRDLFALGDVVVLLLGAIVASLLRFDTFFPPDGFLVPTFMAPLVYLMVMVMVRGYQTLNPETMQIGLFRLLTAQLGTYALLLVFAYFAKVSEDFSRLWTGYSLLTGTALLIALRIGVFVWLRRKGIAGHFRPRVALISSAPEPLIISQLRARAESHSFTIVHNHRIVQDEQAGGSLRDALLEMRSAKPDIVVMAVNSNDKIRYADILDDIGAISSDLVEISDLNEGQTGDVASEWVILAGLPFLRRAMRPFGERGWWVKRLEDILLGAVALLLLSPIMLAIALAVKLTSRGPILFAQLRHGFNGETIRVMKFRSMYVDKMTDTPEKVQQARRNDPRITALGAFLRKTSLDELPQLFNVLRGDMSLVGPRPHATAHNELYRTRIDGYFARHRVKPGITGWAQVNGWRGETDTDEKMRQRVLHDMFYIQNWSPWLDIRIMFMTLVNGFVHRNAY is encoded by the coding sequence GTGTTAACACACAGCAGAAATCAGGCGATTTTACGCGACCTTTTTGCGCTGGGCGATGTTGTCGTTCTGCTGCTGGGCGCGATTGTGGCCTCTCTCCTGCGGTTTGATACCTTTTTCCCGCCCGACGGATTTCTGGTTCCCACCTTTATGGCGCCACTTGTCTATCTGATGGTGATGGTCATGGTGCGGGGCTATCAAACCCTTAACCCCGAAACCATGCAGATCGGCCTTTTCCGGCTTTTGACGGCCCAGCTTGGGACCTATGCCTTGCTGCTGGTATTTGCCTATTTCGCCAAAGTTTCCGAAGATTTCTCCCGCCTCTGGACCGGTTATTCACTTCTGACCGGCACGGCGCTTTTGATCGCCTTACGGATAGGTGTGTTTGTCTGGCTGCGGCGCAAAGGCATTGCTGGCCATTTCCGGCCGCGTGTGGCGCTCATTTCCAGCGCACCTGAACCGTTGATCATTTCGCAATTGCGAGCCCGCGCCGAGAGCCACAGTTTTACTATTGTCCATAATCACCGGATTGTGCAGGACGAACAGGCTGGCGGCAGCCTGCGCGACGCCCTTTTGGAAATGCGCTCAGCAAAGCCCGACATTGTGGTGATGGCGGTTAATTCCAACGACAAAATCCGCTATGCTGATATCCTTGATGATATTGGCGCGATCTCATCGGATCTGGTCGAGATTTCGGACCTTAATGAAGGCCAGACGGGCGATGTTGCCAGCGAATGGGTTATTTTGGCCGGGCTTCCCTTTTTGCGCCGGGCCATGCGACCCTTTGGCGAACGGGGATGGTGGGTAAAGCGCCTGGAGGACATTCTTCTTGGTGCTGTTGCCCTGTTGCTCCTGTCGCCCATTATGCTGGCAATTGCACTTGCCGTTAAACTCACCAGCCGCGGACCTATACTGTTTGCCCAGTTGCGTCATGGCTTTAATGGCGAGACAATCCGGGTGATGAAGTTTCGCTCCATGTATGTGGATAAAATGACCGACACCCCGGAAAAAGTACAACAGGCGCGCCGGAACGACCCGCGCATCACGGCGCTGGGCGCATTCCTGCGTAAAACCAGCCTGGACGAGCTGCCGCAGCTGTTTAACGTGCTGCGCGGCGATATGTCACTGGTCGGCCCGCGCCCCCATGCTACGGCGCATAACGAGCTTTACCGCACCCGCATCGACGGCTATTTCGCCCGCCACCGGGTAAAACCCGGCATCACTGGCTGGGCCCAGGTCAATGGCTGGCGCGGCGAAACCGACACCGACGAAAAAATGCGGCAACGGGTGCTACACGATATGTTCTACATCCAGAACTGGTCCCCATGGCTGGATATCCGGATTATGTTTATGACCTTGGTGAACGGGTTTGTTCATCGGAATGCTTATTGA
- the hutI gene encoding imidazolonepropionase has protein sequence MYIHINCQNRDKAMWDHIWINGQFATMNPAIDQPYGTIKNGAIAIKDGKIAWIGAMVDLAGEPATLADKVSDLAGAWVTPGLVDCHTHLVYGGNRADEFEKRLNGVSYEEIARAGGGIRSSVTATRAASEDELVTKAQKRLGNLLREGVTTIEIKSGYGLRTEDEAKMLRAARRLGRENDLDVVTTFLGAHALPPEFANDADGYIDLVCNDMLPAIAAEGLADAVDAFCENIAFNTAQTRRVFDAARKLNLPVKLHAEQLSDQKGSILAADYSALSTDHLEYLGEDGVVAMAKAGVTAVLLPGAFYCLRETKLPPIDLLRQHGVTIAIATDSNPGTSPALSLLLMANMACTLFRMTPEEALAGITRNGARALGRGDSHGTLEAGKVADFVVWDIDSPAELSYAIGGNPCQLVVRRGRERALAA, from the coding sequence ATGTATATACATATAAATTGCCAGAACAGGGATAAAGCCATGTGGGATCATATCTGGATCAACGGTCAGTTTGCGACCATGAACCCGGCCATCGACCAGCCCTATGGCACCATCAAAAATGGTGCGATTGCGATCAAGGATGGCAAGATCGCCTGGATTGGTGCGATGGTTGATCTGGCAGGTGAACCGGCAACACTTGCAGACAAAGTAAGCGACCTTGCCGGTGCCTGGGTGACACCGGGACTGGTTGATTGCCACACCCACCTTGTTTATGGCGGCAACCGTGCCGATGAATTTGAAAAACGTCTGAATGGCGTCAGTTACGAAGAAATCGCCCGCGCGGGCGGTGGTATCCGGTCCTCGGTAACGGCGACCCGTGCGGCAAGTGAAGACGAACTGGTAACAAAGGCACAAAAGCGGCTGGGCAATTTGCTGCGTGAAGGTGTCACCACGATTGAAATCAAATCGGGTTATGGCCTGCGCACCGAAGACGAAGCCAAAATGTTACGCGCTGCGCGTCGCCTTGGCCGGGAAAATGATCTTGATGTGGTGACGACATTTTTGGGTGCCCATGCCCTGCCGCCCGAATTTGCCAATGATGCCGATGGCTATATCGATCTTGTTTGCAACGATATGCTGCCAGCCATTGCGGCCGAAGGGCTGGCCGATGCGGTGGATGCTTTTTGTGAAAATATCGCGTTTAACACCGCGCAAACCCGCCGTGTGTTTGATGCCGCGCGCAAGCTGAACCTGCCGGTAAAACTGCATGCCGAACAGTTAAGCGACCAGAAAGGCAGCATCCTTGCGGCTGATTACAGCGCCCTTTCAACCGATCATCTGGAATATCTGGGCGAAGATGGCGTGGTTGCGATGGCAAAGGCCGGCGTGACGGCGGTATTGCTGCCCGGTGCGTTTTACTGCCTGCGCGAAACCAAATTGCCGCCGATTGACCTTTTGCGTCAGCATGGCGTGACCATCGCCATTGCGACCGATAGCAACCCCGGTACATCACCAGCCTTATCGCTGCTTTTGATGGCAAATATGGCCTGTACCCTGTTTCGCATGACCCCGGAAGAAGCCCTTGCTGGCATTACCCGCAATGGTGCACGTGCCCTTGGCCGCGGTGACAGCCACGGAACCCTGGAAGCTGGCAAGGTTGCCGATTTTGTCGTGTGGGATATCGATAGCCCGGCGGAACTGTCCTATGCCATTGGCGGTAACCCGTGCCAGTTGGTGGTGCGACGGGGCCGCGAACGCGCATTGGCAGCCTGA
- a CDS encoding tripartite tricarboxylate transporter TctB family protein: MSDRALGVACLLLSAFYIFMATQIQTSFITDYLGPKFFPILIGSLLAIAAIFPIIKPDPDPDWPGIGRLVEIVFAVAVMVAYTYALPIAGFVLSTAITSGILSWRLGAKPLSAAIAGVSISVGIYVVFHLVLQLSLARGPWGF, encoded by the coding sequence ATGAGTGACAGAGCCCTGGGCGTCGCATGCCTGTTGCTATCTGCATTCTATATTTTCATGGCGACCCAGATTCAGACCAGCTTCATTACCGATTATCTGGGGCCTAAATTCTTCCCCATCCTGATTGGTAGTCTGCTGGCAATCGCCGCCATCTTCCCGATCATCAAGCCCGATCCCGACCCGGACTGGCCCGGTATCGGACGTCTGGTGGAAATCGTCTTCGCCGTTGCCGTCATGGTGGCCTACACCTATGCCCTGCCGATTGCCGGTTTCGTGCTTTCGACCGCCATCACATCGGGCATTCTAAGCTGGCGTCTGGGCGCAAAGCCCCTGTCGGCCGCCATTGCAGGTGTGTCGATTTCCGTGGGCATTTACGTGGTGTTCCACCTTGTTCTTCAACTCTCGCTGGCCCGCGGGCCCTGGGGGTTCTGA
- a CDS encoding Bug family tripartite tricarboxylate transporter substrate binding protein → MTRSLIKAFAIAASMVIVSSAAQAFEPEQPECIAPANAGGGWDFTCRQIGKTLYDLKTIGSPMQVVNMAGGSGGVAYAEVVSKRNEDNDLIVAASSATTTRLAQGAFPGSTMDQVRWVGTIGADYGVIAVKKDSDINTLPELFSKVKADPSSLAFAGGSAVGGWDHLKVLLAAKAAGIEDIRKIKYIAFEGGGEAVTQLLGGHVQVFTGDISEAKGFVDSGDLKILAVLSEDRLPGEEFNKFPTAKEQGIDAIGANWRGFYAPKGMSDEAYDYWVKAIKDTYASDEWKSVMANNGLMPLEKFGPDFEKFVADQISSTQDLSREIGLIK, encoded by the coding sequence GTGACGCGTTCCTTGATTAAAGCTTTTGCGATTGCCGCATCAATGGTCATCGTTTCTTCGGCTGCACAGGCATTCGAACCCGAACAGCCTGAATGCATTGCCCCGGCAAATGCCGGTGGTGGCTGGGACTTCACCTGCCGCCAGATCGGTAAAACCCTTTATGACCTTAAAACCATCGGCAGCCCGATGCAGGTTGTCAACATGGCTGGCGGTTCAGGCGGTGTTGCCTATGCCGAAGTCGTTTCCAAGCGCAACGAAGACAACGACCTGATCGTTGCTGCTTCGTCGGCGACCACCACCCGTCTGGCCCAGGGTGCATTCCCGGGTTCGACCATGGACCAGGTTCGCTGGGTTGGCACCATCGGTGCAGACTACGGTGTGATTGCGGTTAAAAAAGATTCCGACATCAACACCCTGCCCGAGCTGTTTTCCAAGGTCAAAGCTGACCCGTCTTCGCTGGCATTTGCCGGTGGGTCCGCTGTTGGCGGCTGGGACCATCTGAAAGTTCTGCTGGCTGCCAAAGCCGCCGGGATCGAAGATATCCGTAAAATCAAATACATCGCCTTTGAAGGCGGCGGGGAAGCCGTAACCCAGCTTCTGGGTGGTCACGTTCAGGTTTTCACCGGCGACATCTCCGAAGCCAAGGGCTTTGTTGATTCCGGCGACCTGAAAATCCTTGCCGTTCTTTCCGAAGACCGCCTGCCGGGCGAGGAATTCAACAAATTCCCGACCGCAAAAGAACAGGGCATTGATGCCATTGGTGCCAACTGGCGTGGGTTCTATGCCCCCAAAGGCATGAGCGACGAAGCCTATGACTACTGGGTCAAGGCCATTAAAGACACCTATGCCAGCGACGAATGGAAAAGCGTTATGGCCAATAATGGCCTGATGCCGCTCGAAAAATTCGGCCCCGACTTCGAAAAATTCGTGGCCGACCAGATCTCCTCTACCCAGGATCTCAGCCGCGAAATCGGTCTGATCAAGTAA
- the hutU gene encoding urocanate hydratase has product MSQQNRIANDRVIRAPHGSELTCKNWLSEAALRMLRNNLDPDVAEKPEELVVYGGIGRAARNWDCFDAIERSLKDLEADQTLLVQSGKPVGVFQTHENAPRVLIANSNLVPHWANWEHFNELDRKGLMMYGQMTAGSWIYIGSQGIVQGTYETFVEMGRQSYGGDLKGKWILTGGLGGMGGAQPLASTMAGASMIAVECRPSRIDFRLRTGYVDTKADSIDEALAIVEKAHAEGRAVSVGLLGNAAEIYPEMVRRGIRPDAVTDQTSAHDPLNGYLPAGWSLDEWDAKRETDPQAVVRVAKESMAEQVKAMLAFAEMGIPTFDYGNNIRQMAKEVGVDNAFDFPGFVPAYIRPLFCRGVGPFRWAALSGDPEDIYKTDAKVKEIIADDPHLHNWLDMARERIQFQGLPARICWVGLGLRHKLGLAFNEMVRNGELKAPVVIGRDHLDSGSVASPNRETEAMKDGSDAVSDWPLLNALLNTAGGATWVSLHHGGGVGMGFSQHSGVVIVADGTDEAAARLGRVLWNDPATGVMRHADAGYDIAIDCAREQGLNLPMVK; this is encoded by the coding sequence ATGTCCCAGCAAAATCGAATTGCCAATGACCGCGTCATTCGCGCACCCCATGGCAGCGAACTGACCTGCAAGAACTGGCTGTCAGAAGCAGCGCTTCGTATGTTGCGCAATAACCTGGACCCGGACGTGGCCGAAAAGCCCGAGGAACTGGTGGTTTATGGCGGTATTGGCCGTGCGGCCCGCAATTGGGACTGTTTTGATGCGATTGAACGCAGCCTGAAGGACCTGGAAGCAGATCAGACCCTGCTGGTACAGTCCGGCAAACCGGTCGGTGTTTTTCAGACCCATGAAAATGCCCCGCGTGTACTGATCGCCAATTCAAACTTGGTGCCGCACTGGGCCAACTGGGAACATTTCAACGAACTGGACCGTAAAGGCCTGATGATGTACGGCCAGATGACGGCCGGCTCCTGGATCTATATTGGCAGCCAGGGCATTGTTCAGGGCACCTATGAAACCTTTGTCGAAATGGGCCGTCAGTCCTATGGCGGGGATTTGAAGGGCAAATGGATTTTGACCGGCGGCCTTGGCGGCATGGGGGGCGCACAGCCCCTGGCATCAACCATGGCGGGCGCCTCGATGATTGCAGTGGAATGCCGCCCGTCACGCATCGATTTCCGCCTGCGCACCGGTTATGTCGATACCAAAGCCGATAGCATCGACGAAGCCCTGGCAATTGTCGAAAAAGCCCATGCCGAAGGGCGCGCGGTTTCGGTTGGGCTTTTGGGCAATGCTGCCGAAATTTACCCGGAAATGGTGCGCCGGGGCATTCGCCCCGATGCCGTAACCGACCAGACCAGCGCGCATGACCCGCTTAATGGTTATCTGCCAGCAGGCTGGAGCCTGGATGAATGGGACGCCAAACGGGAAACTGATCCGCAGGCCGTTGTCAGGGTTGCGAAAGAATCCATGGCCGAACAGGTCAAGGCGATGCTGGCCTTTGCCGAAATGGGCATCCCCACCTTTGATTACGGCAATAATATCCGCCAGATGGCCAAGGAAGTTGGCGTTGATAACGCATTTGATTTCCCCGGTTTTGTACCGGCCTATATCCGCCCGCTTTTCTGCCGGGGTGTGGGGCCGTTCCGCTGGGCGGCTTTGTCAGGTGATCCCGAGGATATCTATAAAACCGATGCCAAGGTGAAGGAAATCATCGCCGATGACCCGCACCTCCATAACTGGCTGGACATGGCCCGCGAACGTATCCAGTTCCAGGGGCTGCCGGCACGTATCTGCTGGGTCGGCCTGGGGCTGCGCCACAAGCTGGGGCTGGCCTTTAACGAAATGGTGCGTAATGGTGAATTGAAGGCCCCCGTCGTGATCGGCCGTGACCACCTTGATAGCGGTTCCGTCGCATCCCCCAACCGCGAAACCGAAGCCATGAAAGACGGGTCCGATGCGGTGTCGGATTGGCCGCTTTTGAACGCGCTGCTTAATACTGCGGGCGGGGCAACCTGGGTCAGCCTGCATCATGGTGGTGGTGTTGGCATGGGCTTTTCGCAGCATTCCGGCGTCGTCATTGTTGCTGATGGTACCGATGAAGCCGCCGCCCGCCTTGGCCGCGTTTTGTGGAACGACCCGGCAACCGGCGTCATGCGCCATGCCGATGCCGGCTATGACATTGCAATCGACTGTGCCCGTGAACAGGGCCTCAACCTGCCGATGGTGAAATAA
- a CDS encoding AbrB family transcriptional regulator, whose product MPANSRFDDFLAGLTPRFFRLLFTALFIGLLGGLAADYIAMPLAWMMGPMLATFIVALMRLPMAIPMKFRAVILGVIGVFLGGSFTPDTFDHAARWPASMIAVLLYVPVITAIVTWFYAKIARLDPATALFSATPGGLTPMVVLGAASGGNEQEIALTQGLRVLLLVMSAPMIVLMITGVVANSHGDGDAVIMTLNEGLLTAACALVTILVFRRLRVPAAEMTGAMLASATLHISGVVEGNLPEWLMDGSLLILGSAIGSRFAGVKLSFLIRLSGYAILATIVILGFTGLVSYGVSVWLDLNFMAVLLAFAPGGVAEMSLIALALNIEPSFVAFHHIVRIFEIVLFAPMLAKWLQNRHLRKTLQNSD is encoded by the coding sequence ATGCCCGCAAATTCCCGGTTTGATGACTTTCTGGCTGGTCTGACACCCCGATTTTTCCGGCTTTTGTTTACGGCCCTGTTTATTGGCCTGCTGGGCGGGCTGGCCGCCGATTACATCGCCATGCCGCTGGCCTGGATGATGGGGCCAATGCTGGCAACCTTTATTGTCGCCCTGATGCGCCTGCCCATGGCGATCCCGATGAAATTTCGCGCCGTTATTCTGGGGGTGATTGGTGTGTTTCTGGGTGGGTCCTTTACCCCCGACACCTTTGACCATGCGGCACGCTGGCCTGCCAGCATGATTGCCGTTCTACTTTATGTGCCGGTCATTACCGCGATTGTAACGTGGTTTTATGCCAAAATCGCCCGTCTGGACCCGGCCACCGCCCTTTTTTCCGCAACACCGGGCGGGTTGACCCCGATGGTGGTTTTAGGCGCGGCATCAGGCGGGAATGAACAGGAAATCGCCCTGACGCAGGGGTTGCGGGTTTTGCTGCTGGTTATGTCCGCGCCCATGATTGTCTTGATGATTACCGGCGTGGTTGCCAACAGCCACGGCGATGGCGATGCCGTGATCATGACATTGAATGAAGGCCTGCTGACCGCCGCCTGCGCCCTGGTGACCATTCTGGTTTTTCGCCGTTTGCGTGTTCCTGCCGCCGAAATGACGGGCGCAATGCTTGCCAGTGCGACATTGCATATCAGTGGCGTGGTCGAAGGCAATTTGCCCGAATGGCTGATGGATGGCAGCCTGCTTATTCTTGGTTCTGCCATTGGCAGCCGCTTTGCCGGTGTTAAGCTGTCATTCCTGATCCGGCTTTCGGGCTATGCCATTTTGGCAACCATCGTCATTTTGGGGTTTACCGGCCTGGTATCCTATGGCGTATCGGTCTGGCTGGATCTGAATTTTATGGCGGTGCTGCTGGCCTTTGCACCGGGCGGGGTGGCGGAAATGTCGCTTATTGCGCTGGCCCTGAATATCGAACCCAGCTTTGTCGCCTTTCACCATATCGTTCGAATTTTTGAAATCGTGCTGTTCGCGCCCATGCTGGCGAAATGGTTGCAAAACCGGCATTTGCGCAAAACCCTGCAAAACAGCGATTAA
- the hutC gene encoding histidine utilization repressor — protein MTQDLPATLPDANLALDGNGPLYDQIKRVLARNVISGHWIAGQQIPTEMELVEVFQASRMTVNRALRELVAEGVLTRTRGAGTYVADRKAQSPILEIRAIDRDIRARGHRHDSEIITFDTIEADTTLATQFGMTPGAKLSHFICLHREEGQPVQIEDRWVNLAAAPAFARQEFRDITAAAWLLENAPYSDAQHLIEAIAADNATAKRLDIAHGAPCLVLHRRTWFHGTPITVAKFIHPGESYQLGGHFAPQHPSDG, from the coding sequence TTGACCCAAGATTTGCCCGCGACACTTCCGGATGCCAACCTTGCCCTTGATGGCAACGGCCCGCTTTATGACCAGATCAAGCGTGTGCTGGCGCGCAATGTTATTTCCGGGCACTGGATTGCAGGGCAGCAGATCCCGACTGAAATGGAACTGGTCGAGGTTTTTCAGGCATCGCGCATGACGGTGAACCGCGCGCTTCGCGAACTGGTCGCCGAAGGGGTTTTAACCCGCACCCGTGGTGCAGGCACCTATGTTGCCGATCGCAAGGCCCAATCTCCCATTCTGGAAATTCGGGCGATTGACCGCGATATTCGCGCCAGGGGCCATCGCCATGACAGCGAAATCATCACCTTTGACACGATTGAGGCCGATACCACGCTGGCGACCCAGTTCGGTATGACGCCAGGTGCGAAGCTCAGCCATTTTATCTGCCTGCATCGGGAAGAAGGCCAGCCTGTCCAGATCGAGGATCGCTGGGTCAACCTTGCTGCCGCCCCGGCCTTTGCCCGGCAGGAGTTTCGCGATATTACCGCAGCCGCCTGGCTTTTGGAAAATGCGCCCTATTCCGATGCCCAGCATTTGATCGAGGCGATTGCCGCCGACAATGCCACGGCAAAGCGCCTTGATATTGCGCATGGCGCGCCCTGCCTTGTTTTGCACCGGCGCACCTGGTTTCATGGCACACCCATTACCGTGGCAAAGTTCATTCATCCTGGCGAAAGCTATCAGCTTGGCGGGCATTTCGCCCCCCAACATCCCAGCGACGGCTAA
- the hutH gene encoding histidine ammonia-lyase encodes MMETIKLVPGELTLAQLRKIAAGNVHIDIDDTCRERVAIAAGTVEEVLKRGKSVYGINTGFGLMAKTRIDEDSLRDLQRNLVLSHCTGTGDPLPDAVVRLILALKVTSLAAGHSGVRPLVIDTLIALFNHGIYPLIPAKGSVGASGDLAPLAHMSLSLIGEGDVRHEGTAISATAGLAKAGVDAVTLAPKEGLALLNGTQVSTALAISGLFAIEDNFASAVLAGSVSVDAAKGSDTPFDDRIHKLRRQPGQIAVAAKYRELLADSEIRRSHADCDRVQDPYSLRCQPQVMGACLDQINHAAAILEREANAVTDNPLIFPDQGDILSGGNFHAEPVAFAADILAIAASEIGAISERRIALLIDPAMVDLPAFLVENGGLNSGFMIAQVTAAALASENKTLAHPASIDSLPTSANQEDHVSMATFAGRRLADIADNVNGILAIEMLAACQAIEFRRPMTSSDALEKVIASVREVAPFYDKDRYFAPDIAAVKALMKSSAIHGYVDDLLPSFA; translated from the coding sequence ATCATGGAAACGATCAAGCTTGTACCGGGCGAATTGACTCTGGCCCAATTGCGCAAAATTGCCGCTGGCAATGTGCACATCGATATTGACGATACCTGTCGTGAACGGGTTGCCATTGCAGCTGGCACGGTGGAAGAAGTGCTGAAACGCGGTAAAAGCGTTTATGGCATCAATACCGGCTTTGGCCTGATGGCGAAAACCCGCATCGATGAAGACAGCCTGCGTGATCTGCAGCGTAATCTGGTGCTGTCGCATTGCACCGGCACCGGCGATCCGCTGCCTGATGCAGTTGTACGTCTGATTTTGGCGCTTAAGGTCACAAGCCTTGCCGCAGGCCATTCTGGCGTGCGCCCGTTGGTGATTGATACCCTGATCGCCCTGTTTAACCACGGTATTTATCCGCTGATCCCGGCCAAAGGGTCTGTCGGGGCATCGGGCGATCTGGCACCGCTGGCACATATGAGCCTGTCGCTGATTGGTGAAGGTGATGTTCGCCATGAGGGCACTGCTATTTCGGCAACGGCTGGTCTGGCAAAGGCCGGGGTGGATGCCGTAACCCTTGCCCCGAAAGAAGGCCTTGCCCTTTTGAACGGCACACAGGTTTCAACCGCCCTTGCCATTTCCGGCCTGTTTGCCATCGAGGATAACTTTGCATCGGCCGTTCTGGCCGGTTCGGTTTCGGTGGATGCCGCCAAGGGCAGCGATACCCCGTTTGATGACCGCATTCACAAGCTGCGCCGTCAGCCGGGCCAGATTGCCGTTGCCGCAAAATACCGCGAATTGCTGGCAGATTCCGAAATTCGCCGTTCCCACGCCGATTGCGACCGTGTGCAGGACCCGTATTCATTGCGCTGCCAGCCCCAGGTGATGGGGGCGTGCCTTGATCAGATCAATCACGCCGCTGCCATTCTGGAACGCGAAGCCAATGCCGTAACCGATAACCCGCTTATTTTCCCCGATCAGGGCGATATTCTGTCAGGCGGTAACTTCCATGCCGAACCGGTGGCTTTTGCGGCCGATATTCTGGCGATTGCGGCATCGGAAATCGGCGCCATTTCCGAACGGCGTATTGCCCTGCTGATTGACCCGGCGATGGTTGATCTGCCAGCATTTCTGGTGGAAAATGGCGGGCTTAATTCCGGCTTCATGATTGCACAGGTCACGGCGGCTGCTTTGGCATCGGAAAACAAAACGCTGGCCCACCCGGCCTCCATCGACAGCCTGCCAACATCAGCCAACCAGGAAGACCATGTATCCATGGCAACCTTTGCCGGGCGTCGCCTGGCCGATATTGCCGATAACGTAAATGGTATTCTGGCAATCGAAATGCTGGCCGCCTGCCAGGCCATTGAATTTCGCCGTCCGATGACGTCCAGCGATGCGCTGGAAAAGGTCATTGCCTCGGTACGCGAAGTGGCCCCCTTCTATGACAAGGACCGCTATTTCGCGCCCGATATCGCCGCGGTCAAAGCCCTTATGAAATCATCGGCCATTCATGGTTATGTCGATGATCTTCTGCCCAGCTTTGCCTGA